GGGAATCGTCGCAAGCGTCGAAGGGCACCACGTCGCCATCGGAAACGAAGCGCTACTGGCCGCCGAGAACATCGCCCTCACCACCGGCGACAACGACACTAACGAGTGGAAGCACCAAGGGCTTTCGCTGGTGTACGTGGCAGTGGATGGCCAACTGCGCATCATCGCAGGAATCGGTGACGCACTGCGCCCAACTACCATTACCGCACTCTCCCAACTGAGAGAACGTGGCATCAAGCATCTCGTCATGCTTTCGGGAGATGGACAAGCAACCGTCGACGCCATCGCCGGAGAGCTTGGCTTGGACGAAGCGCACGGAGGCCTCCTCCCACAAGACAAGGCGGACTTCATCAAGCAACTGCAAACCCAAGGACGTAAGGTGGCCTTCGTCGGTGACGGAATCAACGACAGCCCGGCTCTGGTGGCCGCGGATCTCGGCATCGCCATGGGCAACGGCACCGCGACGGCCGTCGAAATCTCGGATGTGGTGCTTCTCAACTCCGACATCTCCAAGCTGCCCACCGCCTACTCCATCGCACGCTCGACGGTTGCGAACACACGCGAGAACATCGGCATCGCCCTGGCGACCGTGCTCTTCCTCTTCATCGGTCTCTTCGCCGGATTCATCTATATGGCATCGGGCATGTTGGTCCACGAGGCGAGCATTCTCATCGTGGTTGTCAACGCGCTTCGTCTGCTTCGCAAAAAACTTGACGGAGGTCAAGTGCGAAAGAACTAGCCGCACTTAAAGTAAAAATCACAAGGAAACAAGTACGGAAACGTACGGAAACGAGGACATCATGCATAAAGCAATTCTGAAGGTCAACGGGATGACATGCCCGTCCTGCCTCACCACCATCCAAACGGCATTAACAAAGCAAAACGGCGTCGGAGAGGTCAACGTGCTCTTCAACGCAGGCAAGGTCAAGGCAGCCTTCGACGAGAACGCGACCGACGCACAGACTCTCGCCAACGTCGTCAGCGAGCTGGGTTATTCAGTAGAAAAAGTAACAGTAAAGGAGCAGAAATAATGACAAACACCACGAGCGCACAGCCCCTCACCCCACAGGAACGCTACGAGCAGGAAGCCGCGCAATCCGACAAGGACCACCACACCCCCACCGCTGGCGCGATGACCGGCCACATCATCTCGAATCTCTTCCTCGACATCCTCAAGATTCGTCAAGCGAAGTTGTTCGCGAAGGGCACCACACGCCTCTTCCTCGAGCAGCACGCCGCACAGTGGATCGCCGTTGAGACGGAAACGATTGAACGCCTCGACTCGGTGCTGGTCAGCGACAACGAGATGGTGCCGACCACGACTGAACAGCTCAATGAATACGGCAAGCTCACCGAGGACCCGGTACGCAAATACGCAGCGGGCGAGGATCAGCTGACCGACCTCATTCACGACTTCGACTGGCAGCTCATCTTCGTCGGCAAGGCCATTGCCCTGGCGGATAATGAGGGTAAGACCGCGCTTAGCTCGGTTCTAAGCGACTTCCGCTTCTGGGCCAAGCAGCAGATTCTCGAGGCGCAGCTCTTCCTCGGCAACGATCCGACCGACGGTCTGTATAAGGAAGTCGATGATGATGACGACGACGATGACGACGAGTGAGCCGTCAGCAAACAGGTAAATGAATGAGCCGAGGGTGAACTGGCCGGCGCGGCAGAGTGGTGAAAGGATGGGTATCGTGGAAAACATGGATAAGACGGTTAAAGATCCGAGTCATGCACATCACGTAAGCCCCACACACGACCACCGCTGCGCCGGACTTGTGCCGCTCTTCTCCGAACTGCCGCAAAACGACCAGGACTTCATCGACAGCCAACTGCATCACCGCATCTTCGAAATGGGCGATCAGGTGTTCATGCCCGGCGACGAGCTGAAGCTTCTCATCGTTGCCAGAGGCTCCATGAAGGTCTACCGCATGAGCCGCAGCGGGCGCGAACAACTGCTCCGCGTGCAGAAGCCCGGCGGGTACGAAGGCGAGGCGTGGCTGCTCGGTCAACCCAACGACTCTCTCTACGGACAGGCCCTTGAAACCACTGAAGTGTGCCTTCTCTCCCACTCCGCCTTCCACAAAGTACTTCTTGAGCAGCCCCTCCTCAGTGTTCGGTTGCTGGAGCTCAACGCCGCGAAGCTCGTCTCGTTGGAGCAGCTCAACGGGTTCCTCGGCATGGACCGTGTGGAGGAGCGTCTGGCCACCTATCTCCTCGATATCGCCAAGGCGTCAGGCTCGTTGCGTTTCAGCCTTCCGATCCGCATGAAAGAGCTGGCGCACCTTCTCGGCACCACACCCGAGACACTGTCGCGCAAGCTGAAGGTGCTGGAGGACGATGGGCTCATTGCACGGCGGCGGCGCGAGATTCAGATTCTCAACCAGGATGAGCTGGAAGATATCTGACGCCCTCTACCTGCACATCTGACGAAAAGTTCAGATGTGCAGGTAGAGTCTGAGTTCACTCATCCCCGACGAGCCGGGGCGCCGAGATCTGAGTGAAGATTGTGGCGAGAAGCTCATTCATCTTGCGTTCTTTTTTCATATCTTCTGCCTTCACCCCGAACACATACATATTCTGACGAAAAAGAAACCTCACTTTATCGATATCGTGCGTCCGCGTCTCATGAAGGCCGTGTTGCCGACCGTGATATTCGAGCGCAAAGCCGTACTGCGGATAGGCGATGTCAAAATAAGAGACCTTGCCACTCACCGGATCACACGTCTTCATATTGACAACCGCACCCGTCAATCCGTGACGTTCCATCAGCAGACGGAGCCTGGTCTCCTGCGAGGAATCCGTTCCGGAACGGGGCATCGACACGGCCTTCATGCACGCCTTTCGACCGCGAAAATTCAGGTCAGTTTCGAGAATTTCCTCAAATCTCCGCACACCCCCTGGAACGAAACTGCGCTGACGACGCATCAGCGAATCACCGAGCACCACCAGCTCCTCGAGTGATATCCACTCCGCCAAGAAAAACTCTTGCTGGCATCATCTTGTGTGCTCAATTTGTGTTATCTTAATGAAGGAACTATACGAGTCACCAGTTCAACCCTACTACCGCATGGGATTACACGGGCATGTAGCGTACCATTAACACGAAGAATTGGTTATGAAAAGCACGATAAATTTCATCTTTACCAGACATGACCTCTTCCCTTCCACGTTGGGAGACTTCCCCTATTTATTTCTTCAAGCACCTGAACTGGGTCAGCCTTGCAAACATTGCAAATATTTAAGAATTCGGTTAGACAAACGGGAGCTGTCAACATTTTCCTGATATCTCGCACTCTGTTGTAGCTGATTGAGTCATTCATAAACTCGGCAATATGGGTATTCGTCATATCTGTTTCAGTTATCAATCTATCGATTTCTTCTGAAGCGACTACGCTGCAATTTGACCGTTCGTATTTTCGCGTTGGCGCGCACTGCATCAAATCATGACATATATCACTTGCTGTATTCTTATATCAAGCGACATTCCCCATGCTGTCATAAAGTAACAAGTGTTATATTTCTGGTCGTGAAGAGTCTAAGAGAGGAATCCCCTCGCACACTTGTCACTTCGGTAGCTAGGAGCTCAGCGCACTACTTGGAGAGTCTTTTGTGAGATGAATGCGGTGCGCAGTGACCATAGGATGCTGGCTGCATCGATGCCTTCCTGGATAAGCGCTCCAAGGACAACGGAAATAAGCCCGAATGCTGCAAGAACCATACACGCTGTTGCAACAACCAGTCCTCCTACAACCGCCTGTAACATGATCTTACGCGTCATGCGGGCAATCTCAACAGCCGAAGGCACTCCGCCAATGTCATCGTTCATGATGACCACCTGGGAGGATTGCGATGCCGCCGTGGATGACCCGTCAGTCATGGCGATGCCTACATTCGCAGCAGCAAGTACGGGTGCATCGTTGACACCGTCACCAACCATCATCGTTATCTCGGCATGATGTTTTACATCAGTTTCCGATTGTTCGGCACGGTTTGCATGAACCGCAGCGAATTTATCCTCCGGTAGCAGGGACGCACGCACATCCTGGATGCCAACCTCCTTGGCCACGATCTGTGCCGAATCCATATGGTCGCCTGTAAGCATCGTTATCTTGTGGATGCCCAGCACGCGCAATCTCTCGATGGATGCTCGGGCAGCCGGTCTCGGTACATCACGCAGAATAATCCTCGCGGCAGGCGTGCCATCGATGGAAACATATGCAGCCATCTCATTCAATGCAGCTTTGTCCCACTTGTTCCATTGACTCCGGCTCTGTTGGCTCCATTCATCTGATTTGCCTGGCAGCGACAAGCCATTTCCCACAACGAATTCAGCTCTGCCAACGCAAACGGTTTTTCCGTCTACAACCCCCTGTACACCTTGGCCTGGCTGCTCACGAATATCCGTTGCAAGCAATGTCTCCTTCCCTGTTCGTTCGGCAGCCGAAACAATGCCTTTGGCCAGAATATGCACCGAATTGCTTTCCAACGCCCCTGCAGCACAAAGTATCCATGTCGAATCTGTATGCTCAAACCCCTCGGCCAGTTCAACCCTTGTCACCTGGGGTTGTTTGCTTGTAAGGGTTCCAGTTTTATCAAAGAAGATGTGGGTCACCTTCCCAAGCACTTCCAGGATTTCCTGCCGTTTGATAATGATGGAGGACCGGGCCAAACGTCCGGTTCCTCCCATATATGCAACGGGTGCCGCGATAAGCAATGGGCATGGTGTCGCCAGCACAAGCACTTGTGGGAATCTGACCGGATTGCCGGTCAAAGCCCATGCCGCGCCTGCCAGGATCAGTGACAGAATCGTGAATGGAATCGCAAGGGTGTCGGCTGTTCGAACTATTGGCGCGCGCGACTCCCTTGCCGTTTTCACGAGGTCAAGGATGCGTTGGTACTGCGATTCGTTTGGAGGAGTCGCAACGCGCATGGCAAGCGCCATCTCTCCGTTGATGGATCCCGAAAGCACGTGCCCAGCCTTTCCGACATGCACAGGCATCGATTCCCCGTTGATTGCGGACATGTCAAGGGTGGCCCGATCGCTGAGAAGCTCACCATCGGAAGGAACTGTTTCACCAGGTCGGACGATGAGGACATCGCCCACCTTCACCTGGTCTATCTGTCGCACTTGCCAGGGAGAAGACAGCAGATCATTCCCTGTTCTCGTGACAACGTTTGCCGTTGCGGGTGCTGCATCGACCAAGGCAGTTAGGCTTTCCTGTGCGCGTCGCTGCGCATATATCTCGATCATCTCACCGGTACGAATCATCAGGCATACTAGCCAAGCAGCCCAGTATTCTCCCACCATTGCCGTTGATGCGATAGAGAGCAACGCAAGAAGATCGACTCCAACTCTGCCCTTTCTGAAAGCAACGATCATCTCGTGAATCGTATCGATCGCTGTATAGACGACTAGAGCCACAATCAGCCACACCGCTCCCTGATGCCAAGGTGTGCCCGGATTCCACAACCCCGCACTGCACACACCGACGAATGCAGTTACCGCCATAGCCGGGTAACGGGCAATCAATCCACCTGCATGGGGGAGAAGGTCTGTCAAAGTCATATGGTCATGTTCTGCAAGTGTCGGTGCATCTCGTCGATTGTTGTTCATTACGCATGCCTTCAGTAATTCATTAATTGTATTGCGAGTGTTCACTACCGGATGGGTTGTTCTATACTGAATTGTTAATTGTGTGGTTATGCGATCGCAACAAACAATGTGGTGTGTTTGTTCGATATCGGACACTTCTGCGTAGTTGTATGGGATGAAAGCACGGTTGCAGGAAATGCGGTCGTGCAAACTGGGGAACTCCCTATGCAGGGAGCATAAAGGTGGGAAGCATGTCAAGAACCGTACTTGATCCGGACAGGCGTCGGCAACGGACACAGCAGGCGATCTTCGATGCCTTCGCCGGACTGTTCGCAGTGGAAAACTACTCTGATATCACCGTGCAGCAGATCATCCGCGAAGCGAACATAGGCCGCAGCACCTTCTATGACCATTACCAGTCAAAGGAGGATCTGCTTGACGACCTGTGCGTCGACATGTTTCACCATGTCGCTTCGCCACGACCTAGTACCTTGCAGGATCATGGATTTGAGCAGCGTCCCGGCGAACTGATGCCCGCACTCACACACCTGCTTTTTCATCTTCGTGAAGACAACGCCAGACTTCGCGGATTGCTTACAGGCACCAGTTCGGGACTGTTTCTCAAGAAGATCAAACCCTACCTGCATGCTCTGGTGAAAGACGAACTTCGAGCCGACCAGCACTGCTATCTATGTGATGAGGTTCCCGAGGACTTTCTCATCAACCACATCGTAGGATGCTTCACCACTGCTGTGGATTGGTGGGCTTCCCATGATTTCAAGGAATCACCCATCACATTGAATTCATATCTTTGCACGCTTCTGCCAGCGGAAATCACTGCAGGCGAACATACCAGCATCCACAAGAAATGAGGAATATTGAGTGAAAAACATACCTATAGGAACCGCCGACATGGCCGCGTCACGTATTGCTCTTGGCGTGATGCGCATGGACGTACTGAATAAATACGATGCCGCGAACGTTCTGAACACCGTGCTGAAGCGCGGCGTGAATTTCTTCGATACGGCCGACATCTATGGATTCGGCGCGGGTCACGCCCATGCGAGTTCTGAGGTGTTCGGAACTGCACTGAAAGACACCGGCGTGGAGCGATCAGATGTCTTCATTCAAACGAAATTTGGCATACTGATCGATTATTCCAATGGCAGTGCCCGCCGCTACGACTCGTCCGTCAAGAATCTAACGGAATCGCTGGATGGAGAACTCGTCGCATTGGGAACCGACTATGTCGACAGCGTGCTCATGCACCGCCCAGATCCACTCGTTGACGCAGATGAGTTCGCCAATGTCATTGATACACTGATCAGCTCCGGCAAAGTGCGTCATGTCGGCGTGAGCAACATGGACCCCTGGCAGATCGAGTATCTGCAGTCTTCCTTGAAGACCCATATTCAAGTAGACCAGTTGCAGTTTGGGCTGATGCACACGCCAATCATTGATGCCGGGATACACGTGAACATGTCTGACGACGATGCAATCAGCCGCGAGGGTGGCATCCTGCCATATTCACGACTACGCAACATCACCATTCAGGCGTGGAGTCCCTTCCAATCCGACACCCAGTACGGCGCGTTCATTGGAAATCCGCATTTCCCGGAACTGAACAATGAGCTTGACCGACAGGCACAGAAACACAACACCACACTGAATGCAATCGCTACGGCATGGGTACTGTATCACCCTGCAAACATACAGATCATCCTCGGATCGATGAACCCGCAACGGCTGTCACAGATGATCGACGGTGATACCGTTCAGCTCGAACGTCAGGACTGGTGGGATCTGTACAAGGCAGCAGGTCATCGGGTGCCTTGAAATCCGCTCGCTCCGGTGAACCGTACCCCATTGTTGAATTGGAATATTCAATTCAATGAGTGGAGTGCGATTTTCATGCCTGTGAATCGTGTAAGAAAAGAAGATTATGACTTTAAGTTGACAGCTTTTAGCTTGATCGTCAAGGTATAGGGGAGACGTTCGACTGCTTAAGAGCTTGCGATTTCCGAGGATGTAGCGTGACAGTTGATTTTGACGTATCGCACCCATGGCATGGAAGAACTGGCGATGAGCGGAAAATGATCGCATGGATCGAAGACGAAGCTTTCGGCCTGTCGCTATCAAGTTGGCCGCGGGAGGACCCTGTCCTAGTGGTCGTGAAATATGGTCTTTCGAACGGAAGCCTGCTAGTGAGATGGTGCAGTGAATACCGCAGTGCAGGTGGCCATTTCGCCGATCTTCTAGAAAGGGATCGTGGAGCGGGAGTCCCGTTTCAACAGGTTGGGTACGGATTTTCCCGAATCTCCCCGAAAGGAGGAATAGTTCCTCCACTGATTCGCCCGTCAGATTGGCATTTCAGGCCAAACCTGCGCACAATCCTGAGCACTGTCTTGGCTGCCACTCTCTGGCCGAACTCGCCCAACAAACACATGTGTATATGCCGATGCCAGCACCCATTCGGGCTTCTTAAGAAAATCCTGGCAATCAATGGCTCCTGTCGGGTCTCGCCACGGGCGCAGGATACAAAAGATAGTAATAGTAAGAGGAACGTGCCTGGGTGGACTAGATTACGGACAGCGACCATTGTGTTTGCAGTGTCAGTGGACATTTGACATGTAGCGATGTGATTTTTCTGTCGTCGTTGCGGAGCGCAGCGTCTGCTCCTGTGATGGCGAAGAGTCTTCCTGTTGTGCTGCGTCCTGCAACCGCACATTCAATGGCGTATTGCGCTGACTTGACGTGGTGAATGCTCCAGACACGGTGAAGTTCTGCGTTACGGGCGAAGTAGGTGTCGAAGAAATCTTAAGTCTTGTCGATTCCCGTCGATCTTTCGCCTCGTCCGGAGGTGAAGGATGCATCTGGGGCAAAGAGCTGTACCGGTTCCGTGAAATCCCTCTCGTCCTGGCCTGCGGTGTTTGACAGTGAGAAGTAGTGGTTGAGAACACCGCTGGAAGGGGTCATGCGATATTTTTCTTTTTCTTGGATGCGTTCTGTTCCAATCGAATGTCGTGCTTCGCATGTGTCAGGTGTTTATACAGTAGGATAATTCAAGTTCTCACGCTTGCGGGGAAGGGTAAGGAGCACAGCAAGGCATTCTGCGCCATCGCGGCGGGACCTGATATGGTCTGGAAACGGGACGGGAATGAATGCGCGTGCAGTGTCTTTGAATCCCTGCAACTGGTTCACCATTAATGTCTGCTATGTCGAGAACATATTGCAGGTCGAATGAGTGGAATTCTCTGCCGTCTAGCCCATTCAAATATCTTGTTTCCTCAAACGCTGAGGTAGTCCGATCATGCAGGTATTCATTCATGAATACTGTTTATCCGTGGATGCCGAATGCCATGCCAATCAGCCATGCGAACAGCATAGTCGATAGCCCCATGAGGACGTTGCGCAATATGGCCTTTCCTAGTGCTGCCCCGCCAATTCTTGCTGAAATGCTACCCGTAATGAGAAGAGCTATGGCAACGGAAAGCACTATGAGGAAAACCCTCAACGGGAAAGAAACCGGGATCAATGAAAACAGCATGGGAATGATTCCGCCACTGACGAATGACAGGAAAGATGAGTATGCGGCCTGCCAGGGACTCGTCAGCTCATCCGGATTTATGCCTAACTCGTCGGTAGCATGGGCACGCAAGGCATCATATTGCATTGCTTCGAATGCCGCTCGTCTGGATGTGTTGGCGGAGATGCCCTTAGCCTCATATATGTGAGCCAGCTCGTCAAGTTCTTCAACTGGAAGGTTTTCCAACTCCCAGCGCTCCTTATCGAGGAGTGCGCGTTCTGTATCACGCTGTGCGCTCACGGATACATACTCTCCTCCGGCCATGGAGAAGGAGCCTGCCGCAAGGGCTGCAAGGCCTGCGACGAGCAGCGAACGGGGATTGCTGTCTGCTCCGGCCACGCCTATGATCGTGCCGGCGACGGACACGATGCCGTCGTTGG
This Bifidobacterium sp. WK041_4_12 DNA region includes the following protein-coding sequences:
- a CDS encoding heavy-metal-associated domain-containing protein — encoded protein: MHKAILKVNGMTCPSCLTTIQTALTKQNGVGEVNVLFNAGKVKAAFDENATDAQTLANVVSELGYSVEKVTVKEQK
- a CDS encoding DNA-binding protein translates to MTNTTSAQPLTPQERYEQEAAQSDKDHHTPTAGAMTGHIISNLFLDILKIRQAKLFAKGTTRLFLEQHAAQWIAVETETIERLDSVLVSDNEMVPTTTEQLNEYGKLTEDPVRKYAAGEDQLTDLIHDFDWQLIFVGKAIALADNEGKTALSSVLSDFRFWAKQQILEAQLFLGNDPTDGLYKEVDDDDDDDDDE
- a CDS encoding Crp/Fnr family transcriptional regulator, with product MDKTVKDPSHAHHVSPTHDHRCAGLVPLFSELPQNDQDFIDSQLHHRIFEMGDQVFMPGDELKLLIVARGSMKVYRMSRSGREQLLRVQKPGGYEGEAWLLGQPNDSLYGQALETTEVCLLSHSAFHKVLLEQPLLSVRLLELNAAKLVSLEQLNGFLGMDRVEERLATYLLDIAKASGSLRFSLPIRMKELAHLLGTTPETLSRKLKVLEDDGLIARRRREIQILNQDELEDI
- a CDS encoding heavy metal translocating P-type ATPase, giving the protein MTLTDLLPHAGGLIARYPAMAVTAFVGVCSAGLWNPGTPWHQGAVWLIVALVVYTAIDTIHEMIVAFRKGRVGVDLLALLSIASTAMVGEYWAAWLVCLMIRTGEMIEIYAQRRAQESLTALVDAAPATANVVTRTGNDLLSSPWQVRQIDQVKVGDVLIVRPGETVPSDGELLSDRATLDMSAINGESMPVHVGKAGHVLSGSINGEMALAMRVATPPNESQYQRILDLVKTARESRAPIVRTADTLAIPFTILSLILAGAAWALTGNPVRFPQVLVLATPCPLLIAAPVAYMGGTGRLARSSIIIKRQEILEVLGKVTHIFFDKTGTLTSKQPQVTRVELAEGFEHTDSTWILCAAGALESNSVHILAKGIVSAAERTGKETLLATDIREQPGQGVQGVVDGKTVCVGRAEFVVGNGLSLPGKSDEWSQQSRSQWNKWDKAALNEMAAYVSIDGTPAARIILRDVPRPAARASIERLRVLGIHKITMLTGDHMDSAQIVAKEVGIQDVRASLLPEDKFAAVHANRAEQSETDVKHHAEITMMVGDGVNDAPVLAAANVGIAMTDGSSTAASQSSQVVIMNDDIGGVPSAVEIARMTRKIMLQAVVGGLVVATACMVLAAFGLISVVLGALIQEGIDAASILWSLRTAFISQKTLQVVR
- a CDS encoding TetR/AcrR family transcriptional regulator, with the protein product MSRTVLDPDRRRQRTQQAIFDAFAGLFAVENYSDITVQQIIREANIGRSTFYDHYQSKEDLLDDLCVDMFHHVASPRPSTLQDHGFEQRPGELMPALTHLLFHLREDNARLRGLLTGTSSGLFLKKIKPYLHALVKDELRADQHCYLCDEVPEDFLINHIVGCFTTAVDWWASHDFKESPITLNSYLCTLLPAEITAGEHTSIHKK
- a CDS encoding aldo/keto reductase family oxidoreductase, coding for MKNIPIGTADMAASRIALGVMRMDVLNKYDAANVLNTVLKRGVNFFDTADIYGFGAGHAHASSEVFGTALKDTGVERSDVFIQTKFGILIDYSNGSARRYDSSVKNLTESLDGELVALGTDYVDSVLMHRPDPLVDADEFANVIDTLISSGKVRHVGVSNMDPWQIEYLQSSLKTHIQVDQLQFGLMHTPIIDAGIHVNMSDDDAISREGGILPYSRLRNITIQAWSPFQSDTQYGAFIGNPHFPELNNELDRQAQKHNTTLNAIATAWVLYHPANIQIILGSMNPQRLSQMIDGDTVQLERQDWWDLYKAAGHRVP
- a CDS encoding VIT family protein, which produces MDDHKENAVDKDVTESFPIPDKDYGGWISQQQPNKMSGKTALSHPGELHDTRGTSSKLNWLRAGVLGANDGIVSVAGTIIGVAGADSNPRSLLVAGLAALAAGSFSMAGGEYVSVSAQRDTERALLDKERWELENLPVEELDELAHIYEAKGISANTSRRAAFEAMQYDALRAHATDELGINPDELTSPWQAAYSSFLSFVSGGIIPMLFSLIPVSFPLRVFLIVLSVAIALLITGSISARIGGAALGKAILRNVLMGLSTMLFAWLIGMAFGIHG